The window NNNNNNNNNNNNNNNNNNNNNNNNNNNNNNNNNNNNNNNNNNNNNNNNNNNNNNNNNNNNNNNNNNNNNNNNNNNNNNNNNNNNNNNNNNNNNNNNNNNNNNNNNNNNNNNNNNNNNNNNNNNNNNNNNNNNNNNNNNNNNNNNNNNNNNNNNNNNNNNNNNNNNNNNNNNNNNNNNNNNNNNNNNNNNNNNNNNNNNNNNNNNNNNNNNNNNNNNNNNNNNNNNNNNNNNNNNNNNNNNNNNNNNNNNNNNNNNNNNNNNNNNNNNNNNNNNNNNNNNNNNNNNNNNNNNNNNNNNNNNNNNNNNNNNNNNNNNNNNNNNNNNNNNNNNNNNNNNNNNNNNNNNNNNNNNNNNNNNNNNNNNNNNNNNNNNNNNNNNNNNNNNNNNNNNNNNNNNNNNNNNNNNNNNNNNNNNNNNNNNNNNNNNNNNNNNNNNNNNNNNNNNNNNNNNNNNNNNNNNNNNNNNNNNNNNNNNNNNNNNNNNNNNNNNNNNNNNNNNNNNNNNNNNNNNNNNNNNNNNNNNNNNNNNNNNNNNNNNNNNNNNNNNNNNNNNNNNNNNNNNNNNNNNNNNNNNNNNNNNNNNNNNNNNNNNNNNNNNNNNNNNNNNNNNNNNNNNNNNNNNNNNNNNNNNNNNNNNNNNNNNNNNNNNNNNNNNNNNNNNNNNNNNNNNNNNNNNNNNNNNNNNNNNNNNNNNNNNNNNNNNNNNNNNNNNNNNNNNNNNNNNNNNNNNNNNNNNNNNNNNNNNNNNNNNNNNNNNNNNNNNNNNNNNNNNNNNNNNNNNNNNNNNNNNNNNNNNNNNNNNNNNNNNNNNNNNNNNNNNNNNNNNNNNNNNNNNNNNNNNNNNNNNNNNNNNNNNNNNNNNNNNNNNNNNNNNNNNNNNNNNNNNNNNNNNNNNNNNNNNNNNNNNNNNNNNNNNNNNNNNNNNNNNNNNNNNNNNNNNNNNNNNNNNNNNNNNNNNNNNNNNNNNNNNNNNNNNNNNNNNNNNNNNNNNNNNNNNNNNNNNNNNNNNNNNNNNNNNNNNNNNNNNNNNNNNNNNNNNNNNNNNNNNNNNNNNNNNNNNNNNNNNNNNNNNNNNNNNNNNNNNNNNNNNNNNNNNNNNNNNNNNNNNNNNNNNNNNNNNNNNNNNNNNNNNNNNNNNNNNNNNNNNNNNNNNNNNNNNNNNNNNNNNNNNNNNNNNNNNNNNNNNNNNNNNNNNNNNNNNNNNNNNNNNNNNNNNNNNNNNNNNNNNNNNNNNNNNNNNNNNNNNNNNNNNNNNNNNNNNNNNNNNNNNNNNNNNNNNNNNNNNNNNNNNNNNNNNNNNNNNNNNNNNNNNNNNNNNNNNNNNNNNNNNNNNNNNNNNNNNNNNNNNNNNNNNNNNNNNNNNNNNNNNNNNNNNNNNNNNNNNNNNNNNNNNNNNNNNNNNNNNNNNNNNNNNNNNNNNNNNNNNNNNNNNNNNNNNNNNNNNNNNNNNNNNNNNNNNNNNNNNNNNNNNNNNNNNNNNNNNNNNNNNNNNNNNNNNNNNNNNNNNNNNNNNNNNNNNNNNNNNNNNNNNNNNNNNNNNNNNNNNNNNNNNNNNNNNNNNNNNNNNNNNNNNNNNNNNNNNNNNNNNNNNNNNNNNNNNNNNNNNNNNNNNNNNNNNNNNNNNNNNNNNNNNNNNNNNNNNNNNNNNNNNNNNNNNNNNNNNNNNNNNNNNNNNNNNNNNNNNNNNNNNNNNNNNNNNNNNNNNNNNNNNNNNNNNNNNNNNNNNNNNNNNNNNNNNNNNNNNNNNNNNNNNNNNNNNNNNNNNNNNNNNNNNNNNNNNNNNNNNNNNNNNNNNNNNNNNNNNNNNNNNNNNNNNNNNNNNNNNNNNNNNNNNNNNNNNNNNNNNNNNNNNNNNNNNNNNNNNNNNNNNNNNNNNNNNNNNNNNNNNNNNNNNNNNNNNNNNNNNNNNNNNNNNNNNNNNNNNNNNNNNNNNNNNNNNNNNNNNNNNNNNNNNNNNNNNNNNNNNNNNNNNNNNNNNNNNNNNNNNNNNNNNNNNNNNNNNNNNNNNNNNNNNNNNNNNNNNNNNNNNNNNNNNNNNNNNNNNNNNNNNNNNNNNNNNNNNNNNNNNNNNNNNNNNNNNNNNNNNNNNNNNNNNNNNNNNNNNNNNNNNNNNNNNNNNNNNNNNNNNNNNNNNNNNNNNNNNNNNNNNNNNNNNNNNNNNNNNNNNNNNNNNNNNNNNNNNNNNNNNNNNNNNNNNNNNNNNNNNNNNNNNNNNNNNNNNNNNNNNNNNNNNNNNNNNNNNNNNNNNNNNNNNNNNNNNNNNNNNNNNNNNNNNNNNNNNNNNNNNNNNNNNNNNNNNNNNNNNNNNNNNNNNNNNNNNNNNNNNNNNNNNNNNNNNNNNNNNNNNNNNNNNNNNNNNNNNNNNNNNNNNNNNNNNNNNNNNNNNNNNNNNNNNNNNNNNNNNNNNNNNNNNNNNNNNNNNNNNNNNNNNNNNNNNNNNNNNNNNNNNNNNNNNNNNNNNNNNNNNNNNNNNNNNNNNNNNNNNNNNNNNNNNNNNNNNNNNNNNNNNNNNNNNNNNNNNNNNNNNNNNNNNNNNNNNNNNNNNNNNNNNNNNNNNNNNNNNNNNNNNNNNAATATAAACACTGATCAATGATACAAGTGTAATATAAACACTGATCAATGATACAAGTGTAATATAAACACTGATCAATGATACAAGTGTAATACTGGAAAGGCTCATATTATGCTGCTCGACAGCTGATGTACCTTATATTGGACGTATTGGGTGGGTGCCAACAGAATTAGTCAGCTTGActcatttttcttaaattggaGAATTTGAAATTCAAGTCCACATATCATACCATCATATCATGCTTTCTCATAATAAAAAGCTACTTTCATCAGAGATAAAAGAATTTCAATGAAATCCAGttgttgaataaatatgtaTACTGCATAATTCAGTTGCCATCTTTTGCAGAAATCACTTAGAGATAAATAGATGTGTCCTGTCTCATCTAGCCACCCTCTCAAGTCATTGTGGAGGGACTTCGGTCAGCTTTCCCGTACTTGTTTGTTCAGCCTAATGAGGTTTGCAAAAAATTTGCAAAGACCCTGCAGCAACATCATGTCCATCAGGCAAAGGTTTTCACTTTGAATAGGCCATTGCATCAGATTGCTATCATTTTCAGTTATTCCCTAGTTGGATTGCTACAAAACACTACATGTCATCTATGTCTCCTGTCTAGGGTGCAATATCTTCTGCCAGCATCTACTGGAGTAACCGCATCAGAATCAGCGACTTGGAAAAGCTCAACAAGCTCATAATGAAAGTTGGTCTTGATCTGAGGGGCAATGCCATAGATCTGCTCACTCGCATAATGCACTTGTAACTTATCAGACAATTGATAACTGAAACATTACTTCacatcaaaaattaaaacatacctTACAAAAGAGGAAATCCAGTTGGTGGTTAACATCCGTCCAGCAACTTCTTCCcctaaagatgaaataaaatacaataaaaaaaccgAAACAAACTACAGAGCAATAGATCCCAATGGGCAGATGGCAGCAGTTAGCAGCAGTTAACAGTTTAAACATAGCTAAAATGCGCACAACGTTAATAATAACAGTTAAAAACGTATACAAACTTACACATAAAACACTGTATATGAttagatttgtgaaaaatgtgttaaatatagtacttgtaatgaaaacactgaGCTAATACCAGAGTTACAgacggcaacagaaaaagcGGATGAGCGGTCAGATACTGGTTGCTGTGGTAACCACCGACTGTTAAGAGCAAAATAACAGAACTTAATACCTTAATAATAACAACGGTGCGTTCAACACCAAACGCTTTTTGAACGTCAGgcgcgtctggtttacattcagaGTCTATGTGGACCGTTGGACGCTCTCGACGCGTCTAACGGTCCAAACGGTTCAAATCGCGCCGCGCTAGGCGCTCGAAACGCGCTGTAACGGCCCTCGACGTGCGTCGACaaagactttgaatgtaaaccaggcGCACCTGACGCTCAAGACGCgtctggtgtgaacgcaccacaaatgtctggagaaacaacttcttgactaaacaaaatcaaattgaaaaataaacacattttgacgAACTTCACATCAATaatgttgttaaaataaaactctgctACGCCAACGCACACACCTGTGTGCTCCAGACCAGCAAACTACCACAAATCCCGTTTTGCTAATGGTCAGCTAACGTGTAATTTTATTACTCCAATGGAATCAACAAGGCTGAATTTACTGGAAATGTGATATTTTAGGTTTCTTCTCATTAGGTATCAATAGATGGAAAAATCCTTTGGCTTGATGGGATACCACTCATAATGAGTGAATGTTTCTAAGTAAGACTGCCTAATCCACCAGATGAATGGAGATTTAAGTGTAAAGTGGTGTTAAGTTTGGGAGTTAAAAGGTGGAGGTGGGACTTGTGATGACATAATATATTCTCCACATTGAAGACAAAACAGTGGGTGCAGTGATTACCTAATCTGTCTTTCTGCAtcaagacaagaaaacaaagagctttTAAAGACGTTGCTGCCATTAACTGAGTAGACATATGTGGGTGAGGTGACGATGATAATGAATAAGTTCTGGCTGGCTCGGAAAAAATCAGGCTAATGAGTTGGCGTTGGTACAGATGGCTCAAAATTAGCCTGAAGGCAGTTTGTCTCTCTTAAACGTCTGCAGGGAATGGCTAAAAAAGGACGGCAAAGAGCCTGATGCCTGAAACAGCCActttaactctttatttctgttttatagcAGGTGAGGTTACTGTATTATACTCAGCTGTTCACAAAATTCCCTTATTTTACCTGGTTGACCGGTTCATCTCCAGATACTTGGGAACTTTTACAGGGTTTGAATTCTGCTAGCTGCTGTCCAGAACTGGATGCATGCCATTCTTAGGCTTTCAATTTCTTCATGATGCACGGAGGGATTATTATAATCTAAGATGATAAATTCACATAAGAACTTAAGAAAGGGAATAATACTGCTCTTTTCTTGGAAAAATAAGAGGATACACGAAAAGATGAGGATCTAGTGGCTCACGTCATCAGAACTGGATCAGTCCAATGTGTTCATGGATTTGACTCTGTAAAATGTTTCACCCATGTGGATAAGGACAAATATCTTGGCAATGTAAAGCTGGTTTATATAAGTTTTCCTGGAAGGCAGCAACCAGGATTTATTACCAGAGGAGCAACGCTGCTTGATTTCTTTTCAGGTTAAAATCTTAAGAAGATGAGCGAGATCTCACTACGTTTTAAAATtcagaactgttttttaaaacaggaagaagTTTTAACTTAGACCATTAAAAAGGATTTCAGAAACTCTTTCTAGTTTAATTCTTGcgtcataaaaaataaaatgtgggtCTCATTAAGTCCTCCAATGATTTACAAAACTACACTTAAAATCTATTGTTGACACGGATTTTCCCACAGTAAAAAAGATGGCGCATCTACAATAAAAACGCCTCACTGAGGTTTTGGTGTGACCAGTTTTATGCGagtagcaaataaaaatgtaagccttcatgtttgtgtttttaatccagCTGCCCATTTTGTGTTGACCTGCCTGACAAcacaaaattataaatgttCAACAAATTTCTAggcaaaatatttgttttttgatcaAAAGCCCCCGAAATGTCAACTGGATCCTCTATTGATATAAATACTAAGTTAACATCATGTGTGTCAGTGGGTTAAATTGATGCCAACTAGtagaaatgtaaacagaaagtTAATACTTAATACCTGCAACTTGGCCACCATTTTATATGCACAGGCTGTCATATTGAATATGGAGTTCATTGTGGCTCATGTTCCTTCAAATTTCCATGTCAAAATCCAGATAGGTGGGTTTTCTGATTAAGCTTAatagaaatttaatttttttaaaagtctgattttGAGTTTAGCTTATTCCTtgctttactttgactttaccaTCTACAAACTCATTAATTTAACATATAGTGGACCCAAAGTCAAAATGAATACTTGAAACTCTATAAAAAGTCTCTGTTTTATTAGCTCaagcaataaatacattttaacatgcTTTCCCAAGCACTATGGAAGTCATAGCACTACTGCAGAAGTTAACATTGACAGTCCACCTCTGCCCTTAGGGGTACAGCCTATCAGTGCAAAGGAAAATGACTTGTGGATTGGCTGCCTTGTAAACAACGTGGGTCAAGtagcacatttgttttccaacttCTTAGAAAActtctaaaaaacaaatgtgatattttgtgtggcatatttttgaaagaaatgcggaaattgacacattttcatgaatacttttgagttATATTCCACAAGGAAGTCCTTGGACAGGTGAATCCGCAAATACAGAACTGCAAATGATAGAGGTCCATTGCATTCCTTCTTTTTTGCATGCAGCGACCTACAAAATGACTGTCTGCCCCAGTGAAGAGCCATACAAaggccttaaaataaatgactttatgGAGACTGGTTGACCTGAATATTCATCTTTATGCTGCAGTTTTCTACCAGTCAACTTTAGAACACGTTTGCTCCTCCCTTACCAGCCTTCTCTTTGTGTGGCCGTGGCTAGAAAACATGTTCAGTCTTGTTGGTTGCAGTTTgcattttcagttaaaaaaaaaaatattgctctATTGTTGCTGTGGCCAAGTTTAGAGCATCAAAATCAACACATACATGAGTTACTTCAATGACAATGTTTGTTGGTGTTCCCATTTTGAAGATTGCCTAAGGGAAATTGTCAGTCGTACAATATTTATATgctagaaaaacaataaataaaggaatCCATTGAAAAGTTCCTAGACACTTTCAGCACCTATAAaccactttttatttacttattggTTGATGATACATATGATGCAGAAGTTTAAAACTTTGTATGTAAAGCCAACTATTTcactcaaacttaaatgttaaacttttcttAATGTTTCAATATATGTGTCTAACACAACAGATACATTTATAAGAGTGCTTACACCTCATAAAGATAATTATTGTTGAGCGCACTGCATGTCCTTAGtctttttctaactttaaaaagttcaaaacagaACGTACATGAAGAGagaattttaagttttgtttcagTGAGGAAAATCCAATTTTTCAGTAGTTGACCGTCTGAACAATGATCAGAGCTGATCAAGGAGAAAAttgctaataataaaaaaaacagactaacATGGTACAGTCATGTAactataaagtttttttaaataaaaaaagggtttttagataagaattttaaaatattccatcCAATTCAGGCTTACAGTAATTGACAATATTGTGCAAAGTCCAGATTGATGAAACCACTTTATTAGGATCTAATACCCATTAtattcaaaacacacacattttatagAATCTATACATTATGAATATGGTGAAGGAAAATTGAGGAAGGAcccaaaagagaaaacagaaaaggcaGGTCAGGGAAGATTAGACAAATAGCACCACAGACAAACCGACTGAAACATAAAACTATCATATGTAGGAACCAATCGTGTACTGGCAATTTTGCCTCTTGTCCATTTTTCAGTTCTGAAAGGCCATGATTTTTCAGAGGATGTTTTGTACCAACTCTCTGTTAACATTTTAGGAGGGCAGCATTTCACTTTAGTTTTGCTGACCAATCATTTGAAGTGCTTTTCTATGCTCATCACCTTTTGTCATATTGGAGCATAAAGGTGACTTAAATGAATAATATCTACTCCCTGAAGGCTACAGAGTTATTTTGCCTTGATCAGGGGTCAAAATCAGTCATATTTTGTTAGATAGCTGAACATAAAAGGGACCGGGACCACCATCAGTAAATGGCAAGCAATTtcaaacttttagaaaataaataatacacataAATGGTgagattttagcatttttattggTGTTTATATCCACAATTCATCAAAATATGTACTCATACCACAACTaataaactgatgaaaaaataGTTATAACTTGGAAAAAATTACAATCTATCAGAAACTCTAAAGACACAGCAGACTCCAACTTGCCCCCCCTcaccccaccccccaaaaaaagactcaaaagcAATGCACTATCACATGAGTGTGTTATTATGgctaaataaatatgtcaattgacataaacaagaaataaatgagTTAAATACTTATTGTAGCTTCAGAGTGTTAGATCTGGGCCGTTGCATCAAAGCCAAAACTGCATCACCACTCAGATGTACTTCGAATTCAATAACCACCATCTATTGTTGACATATGTGTTGGCCttggttgtttttacaaaagctAGCTAGATAAAAGTATAGCATGAAATGCAACACTTAAATAATAAGGTATTAGtagtgttctttgttttttgatgtaccaatgtttttgatgtttgatgtaccaattggtccacggaccggtaccggtccacggaccgggggttggggaccactgctctagactATGTTGGTCTATTGTTATACAAAGCCATAACAagatttccttttgttttttcctgtgttttatagATATTTATATCTGATTGACTAAGTCTTGAATCTTAAATTCAAATGTACAGAAATCTGTGCCTTCCTAAAGAGGCAATGTAGGTCACTTAGTAGCAAGTTGTGCAATAAATCCTTCAAATTAAATCGTTGATAGATTGTGAGACTAACTGATTTATAGTGAAAGTGTCTTTGCTACATGTTACACTTTTTCTCTAAACTTGAGTAAGAAATTGCAGACATCCTGATGCTGTGTGAAACTACAGACCAGCAAAACAGACAAAGCTTCAGGGAAAAGCAGTGAAACAGCCACATGTGTGCAATGACATATTACTGACATTGTTCTGTTTGTCTAAACAAATGGCTACACTACAGGCAGTAAATGCCTACTGACGCACTTGTATTTTACTGCATGTTTCTCAAGCAAAAGAATGACCGGATGCCTGTGGATCCCCTCTTATTACCAGTCCTATCACAGGTCAGCTATGACTACCGTGTGTTTAAGAATCCATATTGTGAAGTAGACACACCTCAAGCTCAAATAATATATGAGTAGCCATATCGTAAAATGACTGAACTTCAGAACTACAGGAGGTTTCAATGAAAGTTTCAAAGCTCTAGTTCCAGCTTTCAGGTCACCACCTCTACAGTGAACAACCTATCcctaataaaaaattaaagaaaattttgaaattgcACTAAAGGAcgaattataataattattataaacaaTTTACAGCCATTCACACACTAATAATCCTGCACCCATGACAAATTAAGTCACACAAATTACAACACGTCTTTAGTGAATTCAAACTagtactgtaaaaaaacaaaaaaaaaaacaatacaaaatacatgtccaactttttaaaatcttaccCCACCTGCTAAAGGCTCGTCGCCttttaaatccagataaaaCAGGAGCAAATAGGATTTAGTTCCCTCTCATATTCCCACTTCAGTGTAGAAATTACTAAACTGCCGCGTGCCCATGGAGCCTGATCCGCACGAGCTGCAGATGAGTGACACTGAGAGGCATACGCTGTGATAGAGCGTCTCGTGCCgcggagagagagagggcaCACCTGGACAGGGAGAATGTGGTCggtgctgccatctagtggcctcaaaatgtaatgaaatagaataatttatttagttgttaCATCGCCGCTATTCTCAGTGAAAATTCTCTATTCtctatgtaaaaatatattgaagtagtTCTACTGTTACTTGAGTACAAATTTTGGGTGCTCTACACTTTTGATCCTATATTCTTCTAAgaattggatattttaaaatactgacGTTTtcgcagattaaaaaaaatacataaaaattaatGCGCTGTactacatttttcaaatgaaattattattgATACTGTTTCTTATATTCATATAGTAGAGGTGGGACTTTTAATCATTACTTTTGACTCTGTAGTCTTTAATGCCATTAATATAAGTCCCTTCGAAATTTGACCGACGTTTGTCTGCTCACGTTGTGCGAAATTTTGTTCCCTTGAGAAAATATGTTCCctcccccaccccaccccagCTCCCTCTACGCCCCCCGTGTCGGGAGTGCGCACTGCAGCCAGAGAGGCAGGTCTGGTTACTCGGTAAAACAGTGCGCGCTCCCGATTCATTTTGACGCGTCGGACGTCGGTCAGGCGAACATTCATTGCTAGCTGGTTTCTACTAACTTGATACAGAAGTCGGTTCTGTTTAGTTAAAACTTCGTATTATCACTAGCAGGCTGAATGCGGTCTAactgcaatttctttttttgaggaACGTATTCAGTTTACACTTTAGAGATAAAAGCGCATAGGTCTCGGTCCAGAATGTCTAAACTACCAGGAAATGCAGGTGTCTCGTTGCTTGGTGACAAGACCTTGGACTTCTACCGGGATCCGGTGATCTTCTGCCGGCAGAGAAttgaaaaacacagcagcagagtgTTCCTATGCCGCTTAATAAACAAACCGACCGTCTTTATCTGCTCTGTCGAGGGGATGCGAGAGCTGCTCTGTGGTATGTTTGTAGGTGTTCCTCACAGGAAATGACGGTTTTTAGGCACaggtgttttctctttttagtcGAATGGCGTGTTAGCCCTCTCtagataaaaactgcaaattatCCTAGGctacacaacaaacaaaattaatcaataacCTAAGACTTGGTGCTGGAGACCTAGCTGTGATCAAAATACgttatacatatttaaaaaaaaacgcattAGACGCTAGGATGCTTTCcctgaccaaaaataaataaataactaaatgtagtttaataattattttttgtcttgcaaaatgcatttttgaacTATAATTTGCCACATTTCTAATTGCtgattttcattacaaatgtgactgtataaaataaatatttattttatgaattcttataaaataaatattttcagttcaaCATAGGTTGCTTTGAATGTACAGTATTGTGAATCTGGACTCTTGAGGCTATATTTAAACAAAGATGATACTGATATTTATATACCTATTATTGTACTTGACTCCTGTTACAATAAAGTGACTTTCCTGGTTATATGCTTTGTCTTTTGCACATCCCCAAATGCTGTCTTGATGTTCTAAGCTTCGTTGTTAAAGTTATATGGTTATGTGATGTGTTTTAGAAAAGTCTAACATATTTCTGAAGGACCCAACTGATTTTATGACAAACGTATATGGAGACACTGTTGTCACCATGAATGGTAAGCATGTAGATACAGTCCCTCATGTCGATGCCGTCCATGTACTTTGTACATGTGCTGAAATGAACCTCCGGTTGTGTTTATGTTTCAGGTGAGGAGGCCTGCCTCCTCCGTCTGTCTCTCAACCACTTGTTTACAGGAACATGTCTGGAATCCTCAAGTAACTACATGTCCAGGTAAGAACAGTGTTGGCCTTTAATTGATCTGTTATGCACTCAGAAGtttcaattaagaaaaaaattttttttgtgaaattttaaaatgacatataCTCTTTTTCTTCACAGTGTATGTGATCACTGCTTAAAGAATCTCTCAATCAGGTTATGTAAACCCTGTGTGCTATTGTTAACACTATTAGCTATTTAACACCTTGAAGTTGTGCAAATTCCATATTTTaccaaaatgtatttcagtttCCTTAAGTGACATCAACACAATAAGCTAAGGAAACAAGCaccaattttttcccccaattgtATATCACATGGATGCAGGAATTCTCtgtttaattttcagtttgatctaaccaaatgtgtgtttatgtgtgtttaGTGAGCAGCCACAGTCTGTTTACTCCATCTTTAAACGTCTGGGGGCGGAGTTGGTGTTGGGTCTTTTCCTGAATGTACGAGCCGAGGATCAGCCTGAGGTTTTCCAGGAAATCATGGAGCTCTGCACAGAACATTGGCACGGTAGATTCACACAGATAAAGCATCATCAACATTTATTGGCACCAGTGTCTTTATATGGGCAACCTGGGCACCTGCCCAGGGCGACGTGGGGGGAGTGAGGTTGGAGGTGTGCATAAGAAGTTAGTAGGAGGTGTAAGAAAAAGGCACATATTGGCACCTGCGGCGAAGATGtgcaaaatatcttaaaataaattaaggttCTATTGCAATAACATAACGTCATgcttcaaaaatgtgaaaaatctaaCTTCCATTTGAgtatacagtggggcaaaaaagtatttagtcagccaccaattgtgcaagttctcccacttaaaaagatgagagaggcctgtaattttcatcatagatgtacctcaactatgagagacaaaaggagaaaaaaaatccagaaaatcacattttctgatttttaaagaatttatttgcaaaatatggtggaaaataagtatttggtcaataacaaaagttcatctcaatactttgctatataccctttgttggcaatgacagagatcaaacgttttctgtaagtcttcacaaggttctcacacactgttggtggtattttggcccattcctccatgcagatcttctctagagctgtgatgttctggggctgTCGCTGGGCAACACAgactttcaactccctccacagattttctatgaggttgacatctggagactggttaggccactccaggaccttgaaatgcttcttacgaagccactccttcgttacccgggtggtgtgtttgggatcatcgtcctgctgaaagacccagccacgtttcaccttcaatgcccttgttgatggaaggaggttttcactcaaaatgtgacgatgcatggccccattcattctttcctttacacggattagtcgtcctggtcccttagcagaaaaacagccctaaagcatgatgtttccacccccatgcttcacagtaggcatggtgttctttggatgcaactcagcattcattctcctccaaacacgacgaatagagttttgaccaaaaagttctactttggtttcatctgaccatatgatattctcccagtcatcttctggatcatccaaatgctctctagcaaacttgaGACGGGCCTTGAGATGTACTGTCTTAAGCAGGGGGACACGTCTGgcactgcaggtttgagtccctggcggcgtagtgtgttactgatggtagcctttgttactttggtcccagctctctgcaggtcattcactaggttcccccgtgtggttctggatttttgctcaccgttcttgtgatcattttgaccccacGGGGTGTGATCTTGCGTGGAGCCCCAGATCGAGGGAGATTATCAGTGGTCTTGTAtgtgttc of the Poecilia reticulata strain Guanapo linkage group LG12, Guppy_female_1.0+MT, whole genome shotgun sequence genome contains:
- the LOC103473563 gene encoding putative cytochrome P450 120 isoform X3 — translated: MSKLPGNAGVSLLGDKTLDFYRDPVIFCRQRIEKHSSRVFLCRLINKPTVFICSVEGMRELLCEKSNIFLKDPTDFMTNVYGDTVVTMNGEEACLLRLSLNHLFTGTCLESSSNYMSSVCDHCLKNLSISEQPQSVYSIFKRLGAELVLGLFLNVRAEDQPEVFQEIMELCTEHWHGLISVPVTVKVPLWTSGFAKALDARSKLMEIIKDKLENDTEGFVGALGSLPFPNAGSAAQHLLLLISALIPKALASLLTSFTLALGGPEQRESRQEAIRNPDHLHRVLLEVQRLWPPFIGGRRIAEKESTLADFCVPKDYGAVYVSYFIHRDPEVFQQPDSFLPERWSGRKFADTC